A segment of the Cohnella algarum genome:
GCTGGAAAGGCTGGAAAGGCTGGAAAGGTTGGAAAGGTTGGAAAGGTTGGAAAGCGCTTGCCAGGCGACAACGCTGAATGAACCGGCTGGTAAAGTTACAAATAAAGGGAAGGGAAATGGAGAAGGGCAAAGAATGAATAATAGGAGCGTGGAAGTAGTTTATTTCTGTGAAGCGTGAATACGGTGATGCTTGAAGAAGTTTTCGAAACAAAGTAGAATGAAGGAAATCGGGAAGCGATGCCGCGAATTGAGGTGATTCGGTATGCAATTGAAAAAACTGAACGACAAGACGATCGACCAATTGTTCGAGGCGGTGCTGACGCTTAAGACCGTGGAAGAATGCTACATCTTTTTCGACGATCTGTGTACGGTGAACGAGATTCAATCGTTATCTCAGCGTCTGGAAGTCGCCCGCATGCTGGGTAAAGGAAACACTTACAATAAAATCGAAGCCGAAACGGGCGCCAGCACGGCGACGATCTCCCGGGTGAAGCGCTGCCTGAACTACGGCAACGACGGTTATAAGCTTACGCTGGAACGGCTTGGCCGGTTCGGAAACGGAGCGGACGAGGAGAAGGCGGAGGAAAAGGCCGAGGAAAAGGCCGAGGAAAAGGCCGAGGGCTAAGGTTGAGGGCAGGTTGAGATTAGGTTAAGGCTGCGCCCGGCCGGAAGCGAGCGGTAAATAGGCCCAAGTAGAGCACGGGGTGCGCTACATGGGGGGAAGCGAGCGGTAAATAGGCCCAAGTAGAGCACGGGGTGCGCTACATGGGGGGAAGCGAGCGGTATATGGGCTCATGTAGAGCACGGGGTGCGCTACATGGGGGGAAGCGAGCGGTTTATGGGCTCACGTAGAGCACGGGGTGCGCTACTTGGGGGAAGCGAGCGGTATATGGGCCCAAGTAGAGCACGGGGTGCGCTACATGGGGGGAAGCGAGCGGTATATGGGCTCATGTAGAGCACGGGGTGCGCTACATGGGGGGAAGCGAGCGGTATATGGGCTCATGTAGAGCACGGGGTGCGCTACATGGGGGGAAGCGAGCGGTATATGGGCTCACGTAGAGCACGGGGTGCGCTACATGGGGGGAAGCGAGCGGTATATGGGCTCATGTAGAGCACGGGGTGCGTTACATGGGGGGAAGCGAGCGGTTTATGGGCTCATGTAGAGCACGGGGTGCGCCAGATGGTTTTATTACGATAGCTTACGGACCTAAAGAATAGGCCGTTCGTTCGGGAGATGTCCCGAATGGACGGTCTGTTTTTATACAAAAAGGAGGTTGTCAAAAATGAGAGCGATTGAAAAAGAACCGTTCGAACAAGCCTACAACCAAATGATGGAAAGGGAAATCAAAGCCAGCCGGGGAGAGCGCAAAAGCAGACTTCAAAAGGACCACGGATTTTTGGAAAAGTTGTTTTTGGAAAAAGTGTGGTGGCCGGCTGTAGGGAGTTTGGAATATGTGCATCCGGAATATGAAATCCGCGACTTCAAGGACGGATCGAGGTTTTGCGATTTTGCCTATCTTCCGCCCAAGGGGAGCAAGATTCTGCTTGAGGCGGACGGATTCGGCCCTCATTTGCGCGATGCGAGCAGGTGGAAGTTCGGCGACGATCTGGAAAGGCAAAACCACATCTTGATCGATGGATGGAAGCTGCTGCGGTTTTCGAAGGACTATATCGTTGAAAAGCCGAAGCAATGTCAGCAGACGTTGCTGCTGGGATTATCGAAATGGACGGGGACCGGCGCTAAAGAAAGCATTGCGCTTAACGTTTACGAACGAGCGATTTTGCACCTTGCAGCGGAATATCCGAACGAACTAACGCCCGCTTTTATAGCCGATATTCTGCAAATAAATCGTAGGACGGCTACCGCTAATCTTCGTTCTTTGGAGGAGAAAGGATTTTTTGTTTCCATTCGCTCGGTGAAGGGACGCAGAATGAGGTACGCTCCATTGGCCTCGGCACGAAATTTGGGGAGGTAAATATATAGATAAGGGAAAGTGGGCGTTACAAATTCCCATAAACGGAAACGACATCTCGGACATCCTGTCAGAAAACGGCCGGTCCGGCCTTTGCCCCGCGAGGGGAAGGACCGGCCGGTCGGACCGATCGGGCACGGTTACGCTTGAGCCTGCGAGCCGGGCAGCGTGGCCTTGTAGCGGCTTGACAGGAAGGAGAGGTACTTGTGCAGTCCCTTCCAGCTTGCATAAGCGATGCC
Coding sequences within it:
- a CDS encoding winged helix-turn-helix domain-containing protein, with amino-acid sequence MRAIEKEPFEQAYNQMMEREIKASRGERKSRLQKDHGFLEKLFLEKVWWPAVGSLEYVHPEYEIRDFKDGSRFCDFAYLPPKGSKILLEADGFGPHLRDASRWKFGDDLERQNHILIDGWKLLRFSKDYIVEKPKQCQQTLLLGLSKWTGTGAKESIALNVYERAILHLAAEYPNELTPAFIADILQINRRTATANLRSLEEKGFFVSIRSVKGRRMRYAPLASARNLGR